From one Magnolia sinica isolate HGM2019 chromosome 18, MsV1, whole genome shotgun sequence genomic stretch:
- the LOC131233862 gene encoding ferric reduction oxidase 2-like, with the protein MDSNGGKKSIQTAMEVLLGIVFLGWMMMWIMMPTSTYRQIWQPKLRSETNSTYFGTQGANMLTFTFPILFIAALGCVYLHLRKKDGSYNGCNGRNQRLAIWRRPAIVKGPLGIVSGIELAFSSMFVALLIWCFSSFLHVGFKAVNAQSAQADGEKVWEAKLDTAALRLGLLGNICCGFLFFPVTRGSSILPLVGLTSEGSIKYHMWIGHIVMTLFTAHGLCYIILGAATGHISELLKWNTIGVAVVPGEVALIAGLLMWATSIPRVRRKMFELFYYTHHLYFIFLFFFLLHVGISFFCYILPGIYLFLLDRYLRFLQSRRNVRLVSARILPCEAIELNFSKSPGLTYTPTSIVFINMPSISALQWHPFTVTSNSSMEPDKLSVIIKNEGCWTQKLYQMISSPSSVDRLDVSVEGPYGPVSTHFLRHDALIMVSGGSGITPFISIIRELIFRSTTESSSVPRVLLICAFKNSEDLTMLDLLLPITGTPSDISRFQLQLEAFVTREKDPTNAQAQKQLRAMWFKPSPTDAPISPVLGQNNWLWLGAIISASFIMYLILLGILNRYYIYPIDHNTNNIYSYSSKALFSLLFICVGIATTASAAVLWNKKQNAMKAQQIQNMEAATPTVSPGSWFYNADRELESLPHQSLVQATKVHFGERPNLKKMLLECEGSSVGVLVCGPTKMRHEVATICSSGLADHLHFESISFSW; encoded by the exons ATGGATTCCAATGGAGGAAAGAAGAGTATCCAAACAGCAATGGAAGTGTTGCTTGGGATTGTATTtcttggttggatgatgatgtggatAATGATGCCCACAAGCACCTACAGACAGATATGGCAGCCAAAGCTACGGTCTGAAACAAATTCTACCTATTTCGGTACACAAG GTGCAAATATGCTAACCTTTACATTTCCCATCTTATTCATTGCTGCATTGGGCTGTGTTTATCTCCATTTGCGAAAGAAAGATGGTAGCTACAATGGATG CAATGGTAGAAATCAACGGCTTGCCATATGGAGACGGCCTGCGATTGTGAAAGGCCCATTGGGGATTGTTTCAGGCATAGAGCTGGCCTTCTCTTCCATGTTTGTTGCACTCCTCATCTGGTGTTTCTCCAGCTTCTTGCACGTCGGCTTCAAAGCTGTCAATGCACAGTCCGCCCAGGCAGACGGCGAGAAAGT GTGGGAAGCTAAGCTAGATACTGCAGCTCTACGGTTGGGATTGCTGGGCAACATCTGTTGTGGATTTCTCTTCTTTCCAGTCACACGAGGATCGTCGATCTTGCCGCTGGTGGGCCTCACTTCGGAGGGAAGTATCAAGTACCATATGTGGATTGGACACATTGTCATGACCCTCTTCACGGCGCATGGTCTGTGTTACATTATCTTGGGGGCTGCAACGGGTCACATTTCTGAG TTGCTAAAATGGAATACGATCGGGGTGGCGGTCGTGCCAGGAGAAGTAGCATTAATCGCAGggctgctcatgtgggccacaagcaTCCCACGTGTACGGCGTAAGATGTTCGAGCTCTTCTACTACACACATCATCTCTACTTCatattccttttcttcttcctacTCCACGTCGGCATCTCGTTCTTCTGCTACATTCTACCTGGCATCTATCTCTTCCTCCTCGACCGCTACCTGCGATTCCTACAGTCGAGACGCAACGTCCGTTTGGTCTCGGCCCGCATCCTACCATGTGAAGCGATCGAGCTCAACTTCTCCAAAAGCCCAG GGCTGACTTACACTCCGACGAGCATCGTGTTCATCAACATGCCGAGCATTTCGGCTCTTCAGTGGCATCCTTTCACTGTGACCTCTAACAGTAGCATGGAGCCCGATAAGCTCAGCGTCATCATCAAGAACGAAGGATGCTGGACCCAAAAGCTCTACCAGATGATTTCATCGCCATCTTCCGTCGACCGTCTGGATGTTTCAGTTGAAGGACCTTATGGTCCAGTTTCAACTCACTTCCTAAG GCACGATGCATTGATAATGGTAAGTGGCGGTAGCGGCATTACTCCATTCATCTCCATCATTCGAGAGCTCATCTTCCGTAGCACCACAGAAAGCTCGTCGGTCCCACGCGTCCTCCTCATTTGTGCATTCAAGAACTCTGAGGACCTCACCATGCTCGATCTCCTCCTTCCAATCACTGGCACCCCATCCGACATCTCCCGCTTCCAACTCCAGCTTGAGGCCTTTGTCACTAGAGAGAAAGACCCCACCAATGCCCAAGCCCAAAAACAACTCCGGGCAATGTGGTTCAAGCCCAGCCCAACAGACGCACCCATCTCTCCAGTGCTGGGCCAAAACAACTGGCTATGGCTCGGCGCAATCATATCAGCCTCATTCATCATGTATCTCATACTTCTGGGCATTCTCAACCGTTACTACATATACCCCATCGATCATAACACTAACAATATCTATTCCTATTCATCGAAAGCGCTCTTTAGCTTGCTTTTCATATGCGTCGGCATAGCCACAACGGCGAGTGCAGCGGTGCTTTGGAACAAGAAACAAAATGCAATGAAAGCCCAACAGATCCAAAACATGGAGGCGGCGACACCGACAGTGTCACCTGGGTCATGGTTCTACAATGCTGATAGGGAGCTGGAGAGCCTGCCCCACCAGTCTCTTGTGCAAGCTACCAAGGTGCACTTTGGTGAAAGGCCCAATCTCAAGA AGATGCTGTTGGAGTGTGAAGGATCCAGCGTTGGAGTTTTGGTGTGTGGTCCCACCAAAATGAGGCATGAGGTTGCAACCATTTGTTCTTCTGGTTTGGCGGACCACTTGCACTTTGAGTCTATCAGCTTCAGCTGGTGA